AGAGGAAGAAATAAAGGCTAACCTGAGGAAAAAGGTTGGTAAACCGTAGGTTTTGTGGCATGTTTAATCCATATCATTAAGGTTATAGCGGTATACCCTGGAAAGTTTATGTTAGCCGAAACATTAAAGATTTAAACTAAATCTGTTCAGTAGTCTCCAAAACTAAATGAAACACCATGTATGCCTGGGCATTTGTTGGGATGTTCACCACACTGTTGACTTGCCCATCAGCCAATAATACATCATGTTAACCTCATGGCATGATTTATTTTGGCCAAACTGTGATATCTGCCTTACTCTACTCCTAACACTGCTTGTCCACTCTGCATCACTGTGTATAAAACTTTAAAGAAGCAcgactgaactttggcagagttTCTTACTAAGGCGCCCCCTACTGGAGGCCGATCCGCATTCCCTCTTCATCCTGCctcttctctgaactctctccagttattaaaagtcagtccaatgttgattCTCTCTCTTGCATTCAAAACGACCAGTATGTTGATACCCAGTTGCTAGCGTGTGGTGCGTGTGATAATGTGAAACTCTGTAATGTGATGCAGCGTCCCAGAAGAAGGTGTGAAATGCAGTTTCTCATCCTCAAGACTGTGCAGGGACAAGGACAGTTTTAGGGttagaaagttacatagtgctactttaaaatgTGATATGCTATGAGACAAACAGTATGCATGCACAACTaatcagtttttgttatttattgagAACTTTAGGCAAGGTGAGTATGTTTGTACAGcatatttaatacaaaaaagCAATTCAGTGTGATTTACATAATAGGagatataaaagaaatagaaacaatgaaaaaacaatttaaatcaaAGCATATTAGAATAATTTGTTTagagtttctttgttttattttatttttttattttatttcaccaaTTTAGACTATTTTGTGTAGGTACATTACACAAAAAGGAGCGACCATTTAAATTACAGACTTAAAGCAAAGTCTGCATGCTGTGATAGTTAAAGCATAAATTAATGTgagcatttcattttcattttaaacatcaaaCATTTTGATTAATTAAGGTTTCTCTATATATTTCTCTATCACTTCTTTACCAGCTGAAGAAAAACCCTCaagatttaaaagtattttgatGCTTTTCCTTCAGTCTCACATTTAGAGCAGCTCTTAAAgaacttttctctctttataaATATTGACCTGGTAAATCTGCATTTACAGCCTctgaagcaggaaacagaaaaagcttGCAGAAGGGAAATAGCAGGAGGACCAGGAATGATAAAAGCTGCTAATATTAGAAAAAGGATAATTCTATAAAGTTTCTAATAATGTAAAACCCAATTTTAAATCAAGCTTCCTATTATGTGATCCTGATTATGATTGACATCCAtgtggtttattattattattattattattattatacagttCCATTGATGgttgataaattattttaaaaaattggatttaATATAATGAGTTCGTAGTAGGTGATTAGATAAGATAAGCTCTATTCATCCCCTAGAGGGGAAATTTCTTTACCACCAAacattcacaataaaacaaatctacatAGTGCAACATGATAAGAACTTTACAGAATAACTTTACTAGAAACATGGTCATCGTCCCGGATTAGCAGACCCACAAGTCCAGTATGATCTGAGTATTTAGCAGCACAGGATGGCCGACTGACCCTGTAATCAGCTGTGtaaagagagaataaaaaagggAATAAAACTGTTCCCTGTGGAGCTCCTGTATTTGTTAAAATGGTATCAGACTGCTTACTACCAAGTTTGACATACTGAGGACGGGACAGAAGATAATTTAAAATCCAAGCTGCAGTTTTGTTATcaagtttaaaattaattaaattattggTTAAAATATGCAGCTGAATGGTATTAAAAGTGCTGAAGAAATCATGAAACAGAATCCTCACTGAGCTAGCGGTGGTTTCCAGACGCTTGTAGATGCTGTGAAGCATAAAGCAATGCATCGTCCACTCCCACCCCTTTCCTATAGGCAATTCCTATAGGATTTTGTCATTATTTGTCATTGTGCTCAAACAAACTTTCTAATCTAATAACTGCAGGGTATTTAGAAAAGCTGAGACTTGACTACTTAGATGAACCCAGAACAAGTCTTTCTAAGCATTTCATAATGAGCTTTGGGTCTAAGGCTATTAATGGTTCTTTTGGGAAAAAGAATTATATGTGATGTTTTCCATGCTGCTGGGATTTTAGATGTAAACATGGACATAGAAAAGTTAAAATGCAGAATAACTGACAGCTGATCAGCACAAAGTTTCAGCGCGTGGGTGCACACCATCTGAGCCTGCTGATTTATACGAAGTGAGACATTTTAGCTGGACTTGGGAAGCAGAATTAACGTCATTAAACCTGGCAAAGAACTGGTTAGCCTCATTTACATTAATTGCAGTGGGGCAACCAGAGTTAGTTCCCATACTCCGTAATAGTTCTCATTCCTTTCCATAAACCTTTAATGTTGCTGTTAGACATCTGATCTTcgaccaaaacaaataaatcactctcagtcaaaataatctctgttattattttattttttctcccaGCTTCAAGCATTTAACCAAAAGGTGAAGGACAGTAATCAGGTCTACAACGCCAAAGCCATGCAGCCGGAATACTCTTTGAACCTTGAGCTTAGTTAACGTAAGTAAACGTATAAAATTTTCCTAagtggatttattttttaaataataatacactGTAATTTGTCATGTATAGTGGTTTATCTGAGGTTACATTTACTTAATCTTAAACCTGTCCAGGaacagattatttttatgtcttgttATAGTACGATAAAACCTTCCTACGAGTCTATGGTGGCTTCAACGTGAGTCCAGCCGTGCAGCCTGATTTGTTGGGTGTTTTTTGTCCCTGAAGGAGATGCAGTCATAATTTATTTCATGTGGATAACTGTTTTCTTTAGCTACTTTTTTCCCCTGAATCTTGCAGTAATAAGGgaaaattaatgtaaataataCCATGCATTGCAACAGGCATGTCAGTGAGAAATGCAGCAGGTTTAACCATTCAGGTTttttagatgtttgtttttctcttttccaggcATCTGTGGACTAAAGAAAGTCGTGTGATTCGGTTATGAGTCCTGGGAGATCACAAGCTTCTAATTTTAACACTCATTATTTACATATGAAGGGCATGTTGTAAAAGACCATTTTGAAGaacattttttccacatttgtACTGAATTATTCCTGAACCCTAAAAATAAACGACGTGCTTCCCAGAAGGATATTTTTGTGTAAGAAATCATTAAGACAGGTTTTACTTTACCTCTCTGTTTCTGTACCTCTGTGTCTCTGTTTggccttttttctcttttataaatTTATGTGTTAAATATATTTCGTAGGCTCTGTTGCAGTTTGTCACTGAACCATATTTTTTATTCGCAGAAGGATTTTTGTCATATTATTGGCTGTTCTCATTCTTGAGTAAAGATGCTtctgaaataaatcaaaccatagtttttgtcacattttatgGTCATGGCTGGTTTCCTGTGGGGCAAATGCTTATTTATATGCTTTAGGTGTCTAATAATCAGCCAGTTCATTGATTGAGAGATGTGAGGAAGTGATATATACTGTAACTTCTGAataagttttaatattttattcaaaactgctcagattttacctacATCGTGTGATTTTCACCAGCAAACTCAAGTTAGCCTTCAACTTTGTAGCtccattcaaaataaaaacaagagcaaaacCCACACCACCATGAAGAAATGATGAAATCAAGAAACTGAAaccaaagagagcagagaggaagaccAAATTAAATCCATTTAGAAATGTTTCATGAACAACCCTAAAATCTACAATAATACAGTTATaacttatttaaactgtttttacctgaggaaacaccaGTTCaatcctggttgatgcaaagatgttTGGTTGAGTTTTCTTCAAATTAAAGCCAAGAACCTGCATTTAGATCCCAGTCCCACGTGACTCAAAACATTTCATGGTTTCTGCTGCCTGTTaaacagcagtggtgaggcCTCTTCTGAAGAACAGTAGTTTAGACCCAAACATTCATGATAACTACTGACTCTATAAAACTTTAAGTTTCTAagtaaaataattgaaaaagcttcttttttttttttttaatctaaacacaatattttagaacaatatcagtctggttatagaacaaaccacagtaccaaGACGTCCCTTTTAAAGACTGTTAATGACATCAGGTGTAACTTGGACtctcagaaactttctgtcctggtgaTGTTGAATCTTAGTCTGATACAGTAGATTTTATTAGAAAGACTCTGGTGGGCATCTCAGGtactgtttttaaatggttttactcctatcttgTGGATCTATGGATTTTcataagtatggatacatgctcctcaagtACCCATAAAATATGGGggtccccaaggatcaattttaggtcCAGTACTGTTTTATCTGTgcatgttgcctcttggggatgtctTCAGAAAGCACAGCATTGATTTTcccagctatgctgatgacacacagctttacattgcTGTGTCttctgatgacctggagccagttagcCTCCTTTTAGACCTTATTTTagacataaagtcatggatagcagagaacttcttacagctaaACCAGGAATAAACTGAAGTTGTAATTACCACTCCTAAATACAAGAGGGATTTCATTTTACCTaaattacaaaacattaaacCTTCTTAGTGTGTGAGAGATCTTCCCAAAAAGAATATTTCTAACCTACAATTAGAAAAACTCTGCAGGATGTGTTCTGaggaggaccagagggcgggaacacatcacgctagttttaaaatcgctgttAAGGCTCCCCGGGTGTTTCAGgtttgattttaaggttcttttagttgtttataaatgtcttaatgatCTTGGGACTTTTTATCTATGTGACCTGCTTTCAAATTATGAGGCCTCAAGGACCCTGAGATCTTCTGGTACTGGCATTTTcgttgttcccaaagtcagaaccaaaacTGAGACCCTGTTCCACCACTACGCGCCTCGGCTATGGAGCATCCTGCCGAAGAATCTCAGGAAGAGGAGGCTTAaaacctttttagcttagcttttagctgataggtttttttattttgtttgtctattttattttatcttttttttttttaccatcattttatagatttattaatttaattctataattcttgttttcattttaaatagcaTCTACTTATATGACTCTCTCCTTTTGTTTTACCCAAGTacactttttttattaactcctttatttatattttctacctGTTGCTTTTATTATGACTTATTGCCTAACATCTataactccagtgtttttcctcatggggatccttcaTACGAGCTCTGTCTGCCTAGTCTGTAGGGTAGTTACATGAAAgtagcatgaaaagtgctttataaataaagtttgatttgatttgattagctGATGCGTGGCTGGACCCTGCACTGCACCCCTATGGCTGTGTGGATTAGAAAACTGATGGGTAAGTTAAAGACTCtgtaacagacaaaaaaaaaaaaaaaaagtaaaatgtgagtCAATGCAATTTTGAACTGCTTCATTTGAAAATATAAcatggaaaaatatatatatttataagtaAAATTCAAGATTCCAAAGTGGAAGATGGGTACTCTAAAATTGAGGAGTGATTgggaatttaaataaagatgaagaaTATGAAACATGACCACAACTGCAAAGAGGAAGACTTTAAACATAATgggtaaattaaattaataattttttgtttCACAACAGAAGTAACTAATAGCAGATGCAAAGGCCAGCAAAGAGACtaaatatttagtcatttttgctGGTATTTGCCAGTTTGTTTTAAccattttctgaaattattttagTGTAGTTGTAAGGATAACTGGTGTTTTGCCAACTAGAACTGAAAAAGGTGCCTTTTAATAGAGGTTAAATTACTCTGGcaaaaatattaaagttcatTGGCATCAAgacagttttaaataataaccaaagcACAGGGTTTATTGTTGCCCTCTGGTGACCACAGAGCGGAACTACAGCAACATAATTGAATGTTTAGCAATTTAGAAATATGCTAAACTTCCGACGAGACCCTTTAAAATTATAGCTGCATTATGTATGAATCTCTACCTGAACTTACACACCTTCCTAATGTAAGAAGCAAATGGCAGCATGCATACTCTGACAAGCTTTCCTATTAGGAACACttgttattttgtgtattttgtatgCAGGAACAGAGACTAACATGAAGTCTAACTTGAAatcagacataaaaaaacaaacaaaaaactatcaAAGTAACATTCCTGGACACTCATGCTAGGGAGAattttagagtgaccagttaacttaacatgcatgtctttggactgtgaaaattcaaatattaattgacttttgtttgtttttaaaccgTCTCCCTCTAGTGGTCATAATTTGTAACTGTGTTTGAATAAGTAATGTAATAAATGTTTCCTGAAATTAGCCAGTGTTATTATGTTCTTACAGTTGCAAAGATAACTGAAGAGACCACTATAGTAAATCCCCGATGTTCCAACCAAACTCAAAAGCTATGATCAAATTTTCAAAGGGTTCATTATTGtcctctatatatatatatatatatataaagcttttCGTGTGATTTTTCCctttaatttatgtttaaatagtTAACCAAAATGATCACTGTACACTGTAACaaatatatttgcttttatttcctcCAATTTTTTTTCCCGAGGTTAGGTCAACTGATTTTTGCCAAAAAGCAGAGACAACTTAAAATGTTaggtttttattctttcaacTAATGTATAATCTGACAATTAGTACTGCCCACTCAGATATGTGGGTTTGGCCAACTTGAACAATGTAGTGAGGGGTTTTGCACATGCTCAGAACACTGCCCCTGCACCGTGTATCATGTGTAAGCTGAGGTATTCAGGTAAGGTGTTTTTGTTGTCTACAGCTACAGTAAATCAATTCGTAAGATAGTTATCTTCACCTCCTTTTCTCAGGGTTGAGGTTGGATGCCTTTGGATTACAATAAATTGTATTAAACAGGGTTTTATTTAACTAGATTTCTATTgaacttgttttcttgtctttaaagTGCATCCATTCGTTTTCTGTGCCGCTTAATCCAGTAAAGGGCctcagggaagctggagcctatcccagcaattcgCAGGGAAGAGGCAGGTTACACCTTGGACATGTCGCCAGTCCATGCAGGGCCAATACAGAGAAACTCACGcttacactcactcctagggagaatttagagtgacctaTTAACCTAACaggcatgtctttggatggtgggaggaagctggagtacccagagagaacccacgcatacatggggagaacatgcaaactcatgAACCTCGCCCAACtgaggcttgaaccagcgaccttgctaagcaccacaccaccatgcagcctgttttcttttcttttcttttcttttcttttccaccaTAGTCAaatcaatgtgtttttttgggCTCAAAGTTAGTAAATGTCCACAATACGTTATTAACATTAGCAAGTGGTGCTCCAGGAAttctttaaatataatttttaaacaaaacagacactAAAAACAGACACTAAGAACAGACGCGTGTTTATCCTTCCTGCAGCTGTTACTGATCCATGTTGAAACCGCTACAGACTGAGGTAAGTTATAACATTTCACTACAGATTTTGTGAATgaaaaagtatatttaaaaacctTAAAACGGTATGTGTAATTAGCAGACAGATGTATGTTTAATCCAGGAAAGTTTGACAGTCTTACCATTTGAGAAAAGTGTTTCATCCATCCCCAGTCTTCTcaatcaattttttttcattatcattataTTATCTTGGAAAATTACATGAACATACCATAATTTGGTCAGTTGGTCTATTATTACAATGAATGATGCCACTCGTTTATTGAAACTGTtgattgtattatttatttctatggtAGGCTAactatgacatgcaaacacattttacacacatctgtttttctttcggGTGGAACAAAGCATTTCATTCAGCAGTTCAGTTCCGGTGGAACATTTAACAATAAACTATTAAATGAAGAGTGATTTTTAACGAAACGAAGCAAAAACTTTCAAATAAATTACTCAAGTCGTCACAGCCTCCTTTACACCTCTTCAACTCAGAGCACCATCTCCTGAAGCGTGGCTCTAGTTGATtgggttttataaataaaaggatGGTTATTGTCTAAAGTTCATCTTTCTCTTCTCCTTGACAGTAGCAGGCTGCCCTCTGGCTGTTCATGTAGGGCCTGCAGCCGAGGGTCCACACCGTGTTGAACAAAGTGTCTGCAACAGTTTCACATGCTGAAGACAAAACGAATGGAAACATGGACGCTGGTCAGTCTCACACCTTTCAAACATTTCTACTGTGGATAAATACAAAGTCTATACAAGCAAAAAATAGCTGAAACATGAAACAAGAgaattgtgttttgttcagcTCATGCTTCTGAAACTGGAAGAAAGAAAGGGTCAACAGATTACCAACCTTCGACTTTTGACACAAAGCCGAGGCTTTTCTTGAGGTCTGAGCAGATGCTGTGGAGGCACCAGCGGAACTTGGAGTCGCAGCGGTACTTATTGGAGCCGCAGGTGTCGTAACACATATCCAGCTGATTGCAACACTTGGTCATGGCAGGGATGCCCACGTCCATCTGACACAACAAACGTAAACGATTAAGTGTGGATCTAACagtaaataaacactgatcCAATCACTGAGTCCATGGAAACTTTgctctgaaataaaaaagtagcCTGATGTTTATAATGTAAATGTCCTGTAAACACATCTGGATATTGTGAGAagctaaaatggaaaataagTAAAGGGcagattaatttagtttttattattatttgaaagGAGAGTCAACTTCATTTCTAGCTAGATGCACATTTTGGATTGCACATAAAAAGCAGACAGATGGATGATCCTGGTTCTCGAGGGccgtgtcctgcaggttttagatgtttccctgctgaaactcacctgactcaaataatttGTCTAATtcacagacttgtgcagaacttgacaccAAACTGATGGAgattcaatttaatttgaatcaggtgtgatgcaactggaaaacatctaaaacctgcatggCAGCAGCACTCGGGGACTAAAATTAGAAATCTcttctttaaaaacagattcTTCATTTAATCCTTTTGGTTTTGAGCAGTAGTTCTCCAGGTTTcctaaagttaaaatatttttctaaagatactggctgttttatttttttttattttttttattagttttcagtCTTGATTTTGCATCTGACAACCCTGTGAGTCTTCCAAGccaaagaaaatagtttttctcAATTGCTAAGACATTTCTTGAAAGCTTCTCTTCTTTTCTATAACCGTTGAACACAAAACCCAATTTTCACGCTACGTTCACAAAAACTCTTCTTGCAAAACCAAACGCTCACCTCAAAACAGTTTAATCTGCCCAAAACTGAACTATGTTGTTAAATCGTGACCGAGTCAATCACAACTAAAAATATGACTGAGCAGTCATTAAATACTacatagaaaaatagaaaacacaatGCTCAGGACATGAAGCTGTAGAAAcaaatgtttattgtttattgtagCTGTTGCAAAACAAATAACCTGTGCATTTAGCActtatttatatgtaaaaataaagtacaaacatATACAAATGAGAAGTGCATTACTCAGCCACAGCATCATTTCTGTGTACAGGGTCATGCCACCGGCCTCCCTCATGCTCATACCATGAACAAGAACATGTTCAGTCAAAGTAGCTCTGATTTCatcaactccggtcctcgtgagctactgtcctgcaggttttagatgtctcctactacaacacacctctgcacaagcctgttaatgacccagtgatttgagtcaggtgtgttgcgtcagggtagaatccaaaacctgcaggacagtagctcacaaggactggagttggagatccctgcacCAGATATTACTGTTCTTTGTCTTCGCTGACCACCTCACATCATTAACCACAAGCGTGATCAATTTTGAGCTGTTGTGTTCAACTGGTGACTTTTGCCACATGTGCTCATCGTTATGCAGCACAAGTACATCACAATTTAAATGTGTTGGCAAGTTGTGTCTAAACACGTGAGAAGTGCTCATGGTTTTGCCAAAAGAGTGACTGATTCAATCAGTGGGTTCAGACAACAGGGTTTAGTGTAATAATTGCCTAACCAGTGCaagaaccagtgttgtgtctacacataaatgagtcattttaaaatctctgttactagaaatcatcacaaacacatcatttgttcccatgTGTTCAGTTGCATctgcaagaataaaaaaaaatcagactaaAGTttgccttcccacgcccacacggtggctataaatggtcaggtggacgcctatGAACTATGAATGAATTATTGCATTTGCTCAGGAGGGCAAAAGAgttaagaagtggaattttcggggtgtgagactgaaatcctgatggaccacgttgacaaacataaaaatgtttaattggtgggcacggcatGGCATTACTTTGTGttagaaaggcagaatagtggtaGCGGGTGGCTGATCCTGACAAcgcagtgtcagaaggcaagacatgCCAGAAGAATCAGAGAATatggctggatatctcagtcagtaGAGGATCCGTCTCTAATGCGGGAGACAGAAGTTTGATTCACAGACAAgtgaaaagcgtctgctaaatggcagtaatgatgccggtaacttagtcatttgttttaatttacaaaataaatatgtacagatacatctgagattagtagaattttatttagtgttaaataatatttctttctagttgctgagtgctccagctgggtgggcggtgctccagctgggtgggcggtgcagagggacacaatcaccgctattaaccaggtggacaaggactTGCGGGAAATAAAAACTGGACAGAAATTGgggcaacaacaacaacaaaaaaaagcattgtgtaagaataaataaataaaaggaaatccagctcttgtgtgttttattagcatcgcatcacttctagacctccagcctccagtctgcatgtggtgtgaaaggtaatagtggattgtgcacaaacgTCTCAGATTTCAAagcatttccttgattttattctgtgccGTTTGTGTCGCTCTTTCTCGTTTTCCCCTATTCTATGCGtacacctgggtcagagtttgcgtagaggtaggaacattttcccgtcaactttggttttcataaataccaaaagttgactatatctggcgtacgctggtttttgtttctacacaagcttgataaatgaggccccgcaaaggtctccatggaaaagtgactgtcaagaagccattcttaaggaagggaaacagaaacagaaacagggagaaaaagctgaagtcacatgacacaagaactgagCTGAAGATCAGCGGCAGCAGGTATGATGAAGGGATGAAGCTTAAAATGAATCAGTGTGAAATCATATTGACAAAAAGCTTTGGAAAGTCATTTAAGCAACCTGGAGCAGTCATGAAGACTCCATAAAGAAATAAGAGGCAAGCTTGTCTGGGTGGAGAACAAAACTGCTCAAATCAAATATTCATCTTCAAGTTTGCTAGAAATGTGCACTGTTTTTCCTTATATAATGTTTTCCCATTTAAATTGTAACTACTTCTCATTTTCctgatatatataaatatataaagaaattagaGGGGCTTTAGAAATTTACACAGTATTGAgtaaccttaaaaaaacaatacagcACAAgcgaacatgtttttttattttgtaaaatgagGACTTTCCAATGTCAAGACTCTCAATGCATTTTCCACAGCACGAGAGAGGAAGCCATGATTCACTATTTaatattattagatttttttttttattatatttttatactcAACACCTTAacaatatatatttgttttactgGTAGTGAAACTAGAACTGTAGCGTGCTGAGATTTAAACCACCTAAAGAAAAGCCAAAGTTGATAACTCTGACTTATAAAGTGCCTTTTTAATTTTGCCCATTTAGACAGAAGATTTTTACCCCCTCTGGAACAGGAAGACCAAAGAAGTAGGAGCTGCATCCATCGGGCTCAGGCATTGTGTAGCCAGGTCGAGGAAGAGGAGCTTTACCTGAGAGAGAAATCATGGTAAAAGTGATAAGATGCAGGTCACGGTTCACACCAGACCAGCAGAACTGTGCTGGACTGACCCATGTAGTATGTAGGCTTCACATGATATTTGACACTGCACAACACCTTTACTATCATTCAGAGGCCACAGTCCATTTTCAGGTCCCGCCCTGCTAATACTAATGACAGGTGGAAGAACTTAcaataacaggctgagtaaatcCTTTAGATTATGGGTGCAGGAGTAGAACTCACTTTGTGATTTATTACACAGCAACTGAGTAGCTTCTGTGCTACGATTCTGCATGTCCAGTTGTTCAACAACTAGACCCTTTTAATTGGATATATGCCTGAAATTCGATTTTCTTGATTGAGAACGTCATATGCAGTATTTGAATTAATTACAggaaagatttaaagaaaacaagttttatttcct
The Melanotaenia boesemani isolate fMelBoe1 chromosome 4, fMelBoe1.pri, whole genome shotgun sequence genome window above contains:
- the LOC121638812 gene encoding group XIIB secretory phospholipase A2-like protein encodes the protein MTRWALLVPLLLLLIHSSVSQEAGDPGAAPTPPSGEASDSQQAGDENDEDWGMNSFRGGFEAVSGYFDSMLEFMGGRDGVCQYRCRYGKAPLPRPGYTMPEPDGCSSYFFGLPVPEGMDVGIPAMTKCCNQLDMCYDTCGSNKYRCDSKFRWCLHSICSDLKKSLGFVSKVEACETVADTLFNTVWTLGCRPYMNSQRAACYCQGEEKDEL